AGGCGGTTAAGGAGCTTTCCCGTCCTCCTGATGATCTTGTGCAGACTCACCTGTTTAAGAGAGATGCGCTGTTGTCTGCTGAAGGCGAGAAGGTTGTGTACAAGGTCGGCCGCTTTTTGCGAGGCAGCGAGCATCTGATCCACATATTCCCGTGACGTTCCACCCTTGACGTGCATTTGCAGGAGAGTAGCGTATCCCACGAGGGCTGTGAGAATATTGTTGAAGTCATGGGCGATACCCCCGGCTAAGGTGCCGATGGCTTCCATTTTCTGTGCCTGATATAATTGGGCCTCAAGGCGTGCTTTTTCCCGCTCGGCCCGTTTCAGGTCTGTTATATCGACGAGCGATGCCACACTCTTGTCAGTGCCCGGGATCATATCGACCACAAAATACATATCCCGCACTTCTCCGGTTCGTGTCACGAACTGAAATCCATATTGTCTCGGGACGGCATCAGGGTTCTTGCGGCGCAAATAATGCGAGGCGAGCATCCTTCCTTGATCCTCTTGCGATACAAATTCGGTCCAGCTCTTCTTGTTTTCAATTTCCTCCTTCGAATAACCGGAAAGGCGTTGACACTCGCTGTTGCAAAGGCTGATTGTCGTATCATTCTCGACGATTATCGTCGCCGCTCCGGTGTTTTCAAATAGCGCCCTGTAGTGCCTCTCCGATTCGGATATTCGTATTTCTGCCCGCTTCCGGTCGGTGATGTCCTGGTTTACCCCGTATCTCTTGACGACTCGGCCTGAATGGTCTTTGACGATACGTCCCCGAACGACGATATGTCGTACGTTACCATCGCGCCGAATAATACGGTGCTCAAGATCGGGAGGGGACTCGGCGGCATATCTCGCGAGATTCTGCTGCACGGTTTGAGAATGACGCAGCCTGTCATCAGGATGCACAAACCGTTCTGCGTATTCCTGCCGTGTCATCCGGTACCCGCCTTCCCGTTGGACGGTCGTGCCGTAAAAGGCGTAGAAGGCATCGTTGAATATCAACACATCCTCGATCGGATCAAGCTCCCAGTAAACGATATTGGCAAGGTCCATGCCCTGAGATAAATGAAGTTCGCTCGTGCGCAGGGCCTCTTCCATCTGTTTTCGTTCCGTGATATCACGCGCTATGCCCATGATCTCTGTTGGATCGCCGTTGGCGTTACGGAGAAACGATGCCTTGACCTCGGCCCATATGGTTGAGCCGTCTTTGCATAACATTTCCAGTTCCAGGACTGTTGTCCGGCTGGGGTCGGCTGTCCCGGTCTTTTCAAGCTCCAATTCTTCTCTGATGGCCCTTTTCACCGATTCCAGACTATGAGCTGTCATGGATTGGCCGACAGGCTGACCGATAAGCTCTTCGGGGGAAAACCCCCTTACTTGCTTTATAGAGGGGCTGACGTATTTGTATTTTAGGTCCAGGCTGTGAACGTAGATCACATCGGTAGCATTGTCGGCAAGCAGACGGTATCTATTCTCGCTTTCTTTCAAAGCCGCCTCGGCGCGTTTATGTCCCGTAATATCGCGGGAAACACCGATCACATATTGTTTTCCGGCAGCATCAGTGTAAAGGGTTTTCGTTGTTTCGATTGTGAGGACATTGCCATGCGGATCGGT
The nucleotide sequence above comes from Syntrophorhabdaceae bacterium. Encoded proteins:
- a CDS encoding PAS domain S-box protein translates to MNTDSLTESFEYCKWILDHLGDAVFVVDGQYRYIFVNKALCEQSGIPLERWLGRTPYDLFLKEQANIFRTRVGRVFETGKQDISEEPITDPHGNVLTIETTKTLYTDAAGKQYVIGVSRDITGHKRAEAALKESENRYRLLADNATDVIYVHSLDLKYKYVSPSIKQVRGFSPEELIGQPVGQSMTAHSLESVKRAIREELELEKTGTADPSRTTVLELEMLCKDGSTIWAEVKASFLRNANGDPTEIMGIARDITERKQMEEALRTSELHLSQGMDLANIVYWELDPIEDVLIFNDAFYAFYGTTVQREGGYRMTRQEYAERFVHPDDRLRHSQTVQQNLARYAAESPPDLEHRIIRRDGNVRHIVVRGRIVKDHSGRVVKRYGVNQDITDRKRAEIRISESERHYRALFENTGAATIIVENDTTISLCNSECQRLSGYSKEEIENKKSWTEFVSQEDQGRMLASHYLRRKNPDAVPRQYGFQFVTRTGEVRDMYFVVDMIPGTDKSVASLVDITDLKRAEREKARLEAQLYQAQKMEAIGTLAGGIAHDFNNILTALVGYATLLQMHVKGGTSREYVDQMLAASQKAADLVHNLLAFSRQQRISLKQVSLHKIIRRTGKLLNRLLTEDIIMETRLAAQDIIVMADATQIDRILFNLATNARDAMPQGGTFTIETKVVDLDDKFQHFHGYGKPGRYALLYISDTGAGMDEVTRERVFDPFFTTKEEGKGTGFGLSTVYGIVKQHHGYITVYSEPNMGTTFHIHLPLAEETSKEETSGPAPIKGGRETILIGEDNEAVRELTSKILTQCGYTTIKAVDGQDAVEQFKKSDAVHLLILDSVMPKKNGREAYNEICMIRPGIKVIFTSGHTRDVVLDKGVQHKEFNFLQKPIMPITLLQKVREVLDNDPDPEKATRKDFLP